AAATGTCACCACAATGCTTATCAGGTTCATCACCGGGGCATAAGTTCACACGAATCTTCATACAGTTCAGTCAAAATGTTTGTGCAAGATTGATTGAGGGAGGTGGGTGCATATTCAGCTGAATATTTTCAGCACCACGGACAACAAAAAAGACTTGCCTATTATTTCCTTTAACTTAGCTAGGAAAACATCTGATTCTTCATCTTCTGGTGGCAACACATTGAGAAGCTTCTGTGTAGATTCAGCAGACACACTTGGGGATCCTGCTACTGCTTCACCAACCTTTCTTTACAGGGACTGGCATGATTGAACGTCAAATGTTCTTGATCTCACTGTATTCTACATTAGACGCACCTGTGGGAAACAGGCAGTCTGCAGCTTCCTGTGTCCCTGTCTTGGAATCGCAAATCTTCACTGCTGCTTCCACTGCTTAGAACAGGTCCCATCCAATCTTGGCATATGCGTGCAGTGTCAAGTCAAGATTTCACCATCTTTCTGCGCAATAACCCACGGTCTAAGAGGAGGGGCATTCAAAGACTGAGAATGTTTTAccagaaaaaataatttacattgaCAATTCATCATATTATAGCCAATACGTTTTCACTTTGATTTCATGTGTAGAGAAAATTGCCATCCCATCACGATCGTGGCTCACTAATTTATTAACTTGTGAAGGAGGATTTACATAGAATATTAATTGAATAAAAAGCACATTGCATCCAGCTTTATATAAGCAGTAGTAGAGTTGATTTCTTTGCATTGAGATTTAGAAAAGCCATCTTAAAAGTATTCACTAGATCCAGATACGAGGTATTAAGTTGAGAAATTCTCCTTCTTAGCTTTGTACGGATTGATTCAGTTACTCAAACTATGTTTAGTTGTACCTCACCAAAGACTGTTGATCTAAACCTTCCACATACATCTTAACAGAAGTAATATTAGTGGTAGATGAGTCTGTCATATTTAATACCAAAATTGATTACGATAACTGAATTCTAAAAAGATAAGAGTAAAGAATGGCTGACGCACTGTACGAATAGAAAGTTTGACCGACAAAATGGCGCCAcctcccaaaatcatgcaacactGTGACATCAGTGAACACTGTATAGGAAGCAAATGTTTGCATATGTGTTGTAtatgttgagaattttaaaaaatgattaaaaaaaaactttaatatgATTACAAATAGGGGTTGTATGTCACATAAAAGGTCCattatgactgtaaaacaatgtaatcgcctcatcatattgcaTACCACAAATTGAATAAGTTTTGAAGTCACAAGTCAAGAAAAATAGTTTGCCCAGCTATTTATAGAATTTAAAAAGGGgttgggaaacttttttttttttttttttttaatgcatgcaGTGCCTCAATGTTATTCAAAGGGAATTCAATTTTCATCTTTTAGCCATAAAACTTAAGTTAAACACACGAGATTCACTttagtgggccacataaaataatgtaacaGACCAGATTGGGACCCCAGGACTGGAGGTTGACACTTGTGTCCAAAGTGATCGATCCATAGACTTTTCCAATGtgcttaaaatgtattgtaaatatcaaagacaattttaatatttctttaaagaaacaaaaaggcaAAACGTAGACAAACAATCTTTTAGTACTCTTTAATCAGGTGTCACCAAAACGATAAATCCATTGCAGATGTCAAGGTGTCTGAGAGTTTGGTACCAAGTTTGTCTGTAATAGAAACAAAGTACATAAAAATTAACATATTGCAAATGTGACTATTGAAGTCAAGATACATACCAGCTCTTTTTTGTTGCTTCTTTCGTTTCTTGACAGCAGCTAGAAGCGCCTGGCCTTGTTGTAAAGGATGTACATTAACAATATCCTTCAAATCTGGAGCCTTGGGCGCAGGATTCATTTCGGGCAAGCTACTCTTCAATTTATGAGATTTTATCTCTACAGTCATCGGTCCAAACTATGAGATAAAAATATTATTACGTTGATTTGACAAGATTATAGCAAGACAGACTATAAAATTCTGGTTAAATCACATCGCATACATAtcgaatgagtttttttttttttattcctgcatATAGAAAGAATCAGACTTCTTCACACCTCTGCATCCTGATCCTCCTCCATAGATTCCTCCTCATTTTTTAATTCTGGCTCCTGCACTGACTCGCCTTCAATTTCTTGGTGAAAGGGCGCTGGAGCCTGGTTGCCATTCGTCATCCCCATGTTTTCAATGCAGAATCCCATTTGAATATCAGAACTAGATGAATCTGAAACATACCACTTACTTACATGAAATCTGGCCTGGACCACTGCATCTTTTCATTCCAttcaacaaaccaaaacaattcCTGTGAATGTCACACTCCCGATTTAATATGTAAGTAAAGTATGTAAAAAAGTAAGTGAGTTTCTTTtgacttgtccctttcagggtcaccacagcgtgtcatctcagatgaacgcacatatgtttggcacaatttttacgccggatgcccttcctgacgcaacccttctcagggagtggaggccccagcaggatacgaacccacaacgcctggtttaccaaaccagtgctctaaccactgagctacggggcctcatgcAAGTAAAGTATGTACGTTTTCCTTAATCTAAACATTTGTCAAGATTACCAGAGTAAATCGTAGAATAAAATtggtgtgagaaaaaaaaaaaaaaaagaaatcatattACCTGCGAGAACTTCCTGATTTCCCTTTTCGAGTTCATCCCAGTCAAAAGCTTTCCCCATTTCTGTCACAATCTCAGCGCTGACATGCATAggaagtgtgtgtgtctcaGGGGGGTGAGTGAAATAGCTGATCCTTCCTCTAAAGAACACTGGAATTAACACTAATGCCTCTTATCATTTGTAGGACCTcgaaaatcaaacatttgacGTACCCTGTCCAGTCCATTAATATGCTTTTTGCTGCTTTGTCGGTGTCAGGCAGCCCGCCTTTTCTTAGTTTGCCCTGACGCCGTGCAAGCAATGCCAAGAACTCCAAAGCTGTGTTAAAGTTGGGTACGCCGTAATGTTGGAGGATCTGCACATACGTAAAAATGTATCTCAAGTGTACGGTGTACAAATGCTACAACATATTGATTGtggttttaatcatgtaatGTGCAAATTGTAGAAAAGGAAACAACATACTTGTGCCTTATTGCAACGTCGTAAGATGGCTTCAACGGGTGGAAGTGGATCAACTAGTTGTTCGATTTTCACACAGTTACGGAGAATCATTGCAGCATCAGTTGTCGATGTTGCCATGACGATGCCAGGACAATCAAGAAGCTTAATATGTTTGTCCAAGTGCACTTCTTGAAGGCACCTAAACAATTaggaaacattaaaaaacatgtaccgtaatttccggcctatatgCCGCGACttctttttccacatgcttttaaccctgcggcttatgcggagatgtggctaatttgtgcattttttcctaatggccacaagggggcactcgagtggaaaagataAGTGAGCCGGTGGAATaaatgtggcaaggaagtgacttttaccgttatgtttttttttttttttaaaccggccctgttagcgctgtgctagcgtgttgctgtgtctcagtgatttttaacgatgtttttttttttttttaaccggcccagttagtgccgcgctagcattaatgCCACGCTAGCATTAATTGGTTGTTCGAGTAGCAGACAAAGTAAAAAGGCGAAGGAAATATGTTGAGAAATACTGTAGCGATCCGGTTTTACTCTAATGTGAAAGTCTTTCTTGACTTGATTTTACTTAGGCGATAGCCACAcgataactttccaaaaatgcattttttttcccgatatGTGTGTCAATTTCAAACAGAACCCTTCATTCCACTTACAAATTACTTTGCGTGGTGTACTCAAGTTGACAGTAGCCAGCAAACAGACTGACATTTTGACAGACTGTCATTCTTGAGAAAGCTAGTCAAGTTGCAATTTTCCAATGTAAGGTAGATAATTACAATTTGAGGGGCCAACACaagtttaaaatattaaaaagacaCAGCAGTTACTATTGTAAGATGTTTTAATAAttcaaaagaaggaaaaaaaagcaacctttTATCGGGAGGACTATGTACATTCCATCCAAAAGTTTGAATACTCATGCTATCAATGAAAAGTTCAGTCCAAAATTTTGACATCTACTTTCAGTCTTGAGAAAACACCTCCATAAcaacaataatttaaaacaatcaaTCATTATATTTGGAATCACTAATCAGTGAAACATGTTTTACTCACTTGGTGACACCAGGAGTGGCTCCAACATTACATGCTCTTGCACGTTTTAAACTGTTGATCAAACTGCTCTTTCCAACATTAGGGAAACCTTAAAAAGAGTAGCCAAGAAGttgagaataaataaataaaattcttaTAATAGATTAGGAGGCTCTAAACCCTTTAcaaaaattttaacattttaacaggGCGACAGAGAGACCTAATTGTCAACATTTCTGCTTCACAGGTTCTAGGCCAGGGGTGGGGGGAACATTTTGGCAGTACGCTTCTGTACGGCAACTTTCTCTCAACGACCTGCTGCTTGGCTacacactctcctgcctgttaacctgacacccgcccccctccgctcttaatggggtacactcataattgaccccaccgtggatattgcgcaatctgcgtcactgaccaatcagaggccagagatctgcataaaccacgccccctttgcacccgccattttctctgacaacattgaatggtccggTTTAGGTTTTGTTcgtgttttatcgcgtatttgggttctttcacaatagatatggttaagaggtgtagtcacggacgttgtaatagtgacgacaggtatcctgaaaggctagttggtggagttcgattcataccctttccaaaaccgaaactcagtacgaaaaatgcctttgatggatcaaactttgtggaagaccgcatcatcaactaaatccatctaatatcaaccggaacagatatgtttgtacgaaggtatgccttatatttgattttcaatacatgtcttgtataaatgaattcgaagttcttcgctagcataacattgctacatgtgaatgattgaatgaaatcataagcatggcgtctctctcagttaagaatgtattgtatttagaatctataatatagcgttgatttgaatgaaatcagaagcatggcgtccgtctcagttaagaatgtattgtatttgccattttttacgaattgtttgtcttacatcagcgcacgtgcgtgacgtcacttcaggaggcgtggttaagtgccctgtacggaggggtcaatttgaaatgttatagtacttacacagcccatcaatatggtttataatgacagcgtccaccaccggtgctttagttagcaacacagtctgggcaacgtaaagcaaagacaagctgcttatgtttactcttgataataatggcaaaagtaaaaaaagaaattttgttGCGCGGCACGGTTGGCTCAGCTGCTAAatcgttgggctcacagttctgaggtcctggatttaatcccagacccgcctgtgtggagtttgcatgttttccccgtgcctccgtgggtttcctccgggcactcgtttcctcccacatcccaaaaacatgcaacattaattggacactctaaattgccctgaggtgtgattgtgagtgcgactgttgtctgtctccatgtgccctgcgattggctggcaaccagttctgggtgtaccccgcctcctgcctgttgacagccggaataggctccagcactccccgcgaccctcgtgaggagaagcggcaaagaaaatggatggatggatggatgaaattctgttgctttaagatgccaTGAATGTTGGAGAATgtgaataacaaaataaaagtggtAAAACTGGACGAGCTTTTCTGTTTTTCGAGTGAGAAAGGGCTGGCCTGAAGCCAAAGTCGAacatgcaggatgagatggtgtataatgttaaaattccacctttgcacagatcaaggatgaaagcacaaacaatacagcgcacaaaaagctaattctgtattttaaatatacgaggtaacataacattaaccttaaaactctttcgggagcatcattcagctcaAGATCAGCTagagatattctgcaagcaataattcagttttacactatGAAAAAAAGGATaaggatatcattgtggattaaaaaaaaaagaaacatagtTTGAAGTGATCTttgaaatttacagttcattgttggcttggtttggttagcaatgtagtttttttttgtttgttaacatttattttcattgtaagtttgcaaaaacacaaagaaaagtgttcttaaaatgttctgatgggaatgtaaatgctgtaatctgaatctttaaaTGAGCCATGTAATTTcagtggatgacactgatctgaccacagtgcagaTCCCACCCCCGGTCGGTAGATCGCGagcctggctgcttgaaaactagattttggggtaaaaaaaaagtctggggacTCCTGTTCTAGGCCCTCCTGAGAGGGGTTTGTATATTCTCCATGTTTTACCCCCAGGTATTCTGGCTTCTTCCTACATAACATCAATAAACATGCTAACTAAATATGGACCGAGCTTCGCAAAGGTACTGACATATTGACACTGAAATTGTCTATTTATTTCTTACCCTTTCCCCCTGTTTACATTATTACAACACAGCTTCAGGACACTGGCCTGTAATCTCCATCCTTGCCTATAATTCCATATTTGTCATTAGACATAAATATGTCCGTGGGTGGGTGGGGTAGTGCAGAACTGTAATTCAATATAGTATGTAGTGCCTCCAAACGTTTTCCAAGAACACCTAGAGCCACAGCAGCGAGTTACTATTATGTCCTAGAGCCAACTACCTAATTAATAGGTCTAAGTCCATGACTGTTTCATGCAATTGGGCAGTTCAGTACAGTTCGGATGCCTTGCATAAGAAAACATGAATAAATTTGTATATAAGCATTCattataatgcagccctatgggggcacaaaccagtgcaatctggaggccggtcccaagcccggataaatgcagagggttgcgtcaggaagggcatccggcgtaaaaactgtgccaaataaatatgagcgttcatctaaagaatcccataccggatcggtcatggcccgggttaacaacgcctgccctcggcactgctaacctgcagggcgtcggtggaaattcagctactgtgggtcgaagacaaagaagaggaggaaaacggatccatcgtcagaagaaaaagaggaatgcacagagcctacaattgagtgtagggactttgaatattgggactatgacaggaaaatcttaggagttggttgacatgatgattagaagaaaggttgatattctgtgcatccaagagagcaggtggaaaggtagtaaggctagaagtttaggagcaggatttaaattattctaccacggaatagatgggaagagaaatggagtaggggttattttaaaggaagagctggctaagaatgtcttggaggtgaaaagagtatcagatcgagtgatgagactaaaatttgaaattgagggtgttatgtataatgtgattagcggctaagtcccacaggtaggatgtgacctagaattgaaagagaaattctggaaggaactagatgaagtagttctgagcatcccagacagcgagagagttgtgattggtgcagattgtaatggacatattggtaaaggaaataggggcgatgaagaagtgatgggtaagtatggaatccaggaaaggaactttgagggacagatggtggtggactttgcaaaaaggatggagatggctgtagtgaacacttatttccagaagagggaggaacatatagtgacctacaagagcggaggtagaagcacgcaggtggattatattttgtgcagacgatgtaatctgaaggaggttactgatggtaaagtagtggtaggggagagtgtagctcgagcagagaaccatgtggtggaagctgagaaaggaagaatgttgtgcggcctttcggaaagaggtaagacaggctctcgatggacagcagaagctcccggaagactggacaacgacagccaaggtaatcagagagacaggcaggagagtacttggtgtgtcttttggtaggaaaggggattagcgaagaagaagaagtgggatactgagaggactgaggagaggcgaaaggagtacatcgagatgtgacgtagggcaaaggtagaggtggcaaaggctaaacaagaggcttatgaagacatgtacaccaggttggacacgaaagtaggagaaaaggatctcttcaggctggccagacagagggatagagatgggaaggatgtgcagcaggtaaggatgattaaggatagagatgtaaatgtgttgactggtgccagtagtgtgctaaatagacggaaagaatactttgggaagttgataaatgaagaaaatgagagataaggaagagaagaagtggcaagtgtgaaggaccaggaagtggcaatgaggggtaagttagaaaggcactacaaaggatgaaaaatggaaaggcggttggtcctgatgacatacctatggaggtatggaagtgATTTggagaggcggctgtggagtttttcaccaacttattcaatagaatattaGCGgatgaaaagatgcctgaagaatggaggaaaagtgttccaagttcccatttttaagaacaaagcggATGTTCAGAATtctgggaactatagaggaataaagttgatgagccacacaatgaagttatgggaaacagtagtggaggctagactcaggacagaagtaagtatctgcgagcaacaatatggtttcatgcctagaaagagtaccacagatacattatttgccttgaggatgctagtggaaaagtacagagaaggtcagaaggagctacattgtgtctttttggatctagagaaagcctatgacagagtaccaagagaggaactgtggtactgcatgcgtaagtctggtgtgggagagaagtatgttaaaatagtacaggacatgtatgatggcagcagaacaatggtgaggggtgccttaggtgtgacagaggaatttaaggtggaggtgggactgcatcagggatcagctctgagccccttcctgtttgcagtggtaatggataggctgacagatgaggttagactggaatccccttggaccatgatgttcgcaggtgatattgtaatattcagtgaaagcagggagcatgcagaggaacaattagaaaaatggagacatgcagtggaaaggagaggaacgaagattagccgaagtaaaacagaatatatgtgcgtgaatgagaaaagtggagggggaagagtgaggctacagggagaagagatagcgagggtggatgatttcaaatatttatgccatgatgtacggattagagacggtggcactgaagaaaggttggataggattagaaataagctccatagagggacggccaaagttggatgttttgctgacaaggttcgagagagtagactttgatggattggacatgttcagaggcgagagagtgagtatattggtggtagggcgctgaggatggagctgccaggcaaaagggcgagaggaagaccaaagaaaaggtttatggatgtggtgaggaagacatgagggcagttggggttagagaggaaatgCAGGacataggctaagatggcaaaagatgacacgcggtggcgacccctaatgggacaagccgaaaggaaaagaagataagcATTCATTATGACTGCGGTGATTTGCTTCATtacgggagaaaaaaaataaaaatataaattaaaaaaaataagatttaatTTTAAAGATCTGCTACAATTCTCATTATTGGTGCTTACCTACAACACCTACAGTGATGGCCGTCTTTATGTCAAGGTTGCGGCAATAGTTACCGAGGAGCTTCATCAAGCAATCTGCACCAATGCAAGCACTGCTGCTAAGGAGCTCTGTGGTGGCTTGAGTCACTGACACATTACTCCGTTTCTGTGAATGTCAAGAGGCAAAAGTAGTGTTATTCTAGAAGGCAGCACtatgtgtgtaggtgtgtgtgtgtgtgtgtatatatatatatatattatatatatatatatataatatatatatatatatatatatatatatatatatgggatGCAttattccagattttttttatttagttaacTGTAGTTGCGCACACCCGGAGGAAAGAAACACTCAAATATTTGTCCTAACCAAATAGAACAGCACTATTAAAACATCTTTCAAGAATTGCAtgtctattttttaaaagaaaactttttttcccactagCTTACCAAATGTACAATTCAACCAGAGTTAATTGCCCAATAAAAAATGTCCAATGTCCTTCCTTCAATTTATCAGTGTATGCAAGAGGGCTACAATCACATAATATATTTCTGACAAACAttcagtacattaaaaaaattgcaccaGTTTGAAAGTATTAATCGTGACTCCAAATTGTTTATTAGCCAAAAAAAGACAGTGCCCTCAATAATGGGAATTCGTTGACTCATCACTTCGATATTGAAATCACATTTCGTTTTCACCATTGGGTGATCTCTGGCAATTTTTTGGTACTTGTTAAATACAGCTGCGATTGGAACAAGTGCTGGACTCTTTCTTCGTGGGTGGCTTTGGGGCAGCAGCAGAGCAAGTGTCTTTGTAGGTTTTCAAGACACTACAGTAGCAATGATGACGCCATAAGTTGGTGATAAGATCTGATGTGTTTAAGCTCGATAATGTGTTCCTTTGTGGAATCTTTGCTGGACAAATGCCTTCCTTAGAAACAGTTAAGAAATCCCACACATTCAATGCCATGTTTATCGTTTATGATTGGCTGTATTTAACAGGAATGCTTGATTTTGTGCCCACAGATGTCTTAGCTCAATGAACGTTTATGATTGACTGCATTCAACAGAAAGGGCGCTTAATTTGTTCACCAAAATGCACAGAGACATGTTCCTTTTCattcttggatttttttattttcaaattcgaGCAATTCAACGTGACACCATAATTCTTTAAATCAGCCCTGCAGTTATTTGTCCAATAATCATCCCTCATATAGTGACAtccatacatttatatatacagtagataaggtagcatgaaaaaaatgtatgtgcgAGTGGCAGTTACCAAGT
This portion of the Syngnathoides biaculeatus isolate LvHL_M chromosome 10, ASM1980259v1, whole genome shotgun sequence genome encodes:
- the gnl3l gene encoding guanine nucleotide-binding protein-like 3-like protein isoform X2; the protein is MSKSKQKRAKRLGFWKKCKNKDGKNGDASVVRRSKGQSSVQHVIERKPEETRKQRLQELQEKQKISREQQMMKKRNLQSFQNDILQRQREFEQRETEMQSLEKHVHFESENSRKAYYREFKKVVEAADVILEVLDARDPLGCRCPQVEQAVIQSGTDKKIVLVLNKIDLVSKEIVEKWIKYLRNEFPTVAFKASTQQQSKNLKRSNVSVTQATTELLSSSACIGADCLMKLLGNYCRNLDIKTAITVGVVGFPNVGKSSLINSLKRARACNVGATPGVTKCLQEVHLDKHIKLLDCPGIVMATSTTDAAMILRNCVKIEQLVDPLPPVEAILRRCNKAQILQHYGVPNFNTALEFLALLARRQGKLRKGGLPDTDKAAKSILMDWTGGRISYFTHPPETHTLPMHVSAEIVTEMGKAFDWDELEKGNQEVLADSSSSDIQMGFCIENMGMTNGNQAPAPFHQEIEGESVQEPELKNEEESMEEDQDAEFGPMTVEIKSHKLKSSLPEMNPAPKAPDLKDIVNVHPLQQGQALLAAVKKRKKQQKRADKLGTKLSDTLTSAMDLSFW
- the gnl3l gene encoding guanine nucleotide-binding protein-like 3-like protein isoform X1, producing MSKSKQKRAKRLGFWKKCKNKDGKNGDASVVRRSKGQSSVQHVIERKPEETRKQRLQELQEKQKISREQQMMKKRNLQSFQNDILQRQREFEQRETEMQSLEKHVHFESENSRKAYYREFKKVVEAADVILEVLDARDPLGCRCPQVEQAVIQSGTDKKIVLVLNKIDLVSKEIVEKWIKYLRNEFPTVAFKASTQQQSKNLKRSNVSVTQATTELLSSSACIGADCLMKLLGNYCRNLDIKTAITVGVVVAEFPPTPCRLAVPRAGVVNPGHDRSGFPNVGKSSLINSLKRARACNVGATPGVTKCLQEVHLDKHIKLLDCPGIVMATSTTDAAMILRNCVKIEQLVDPLPPVEAILRRCNKAQILQHYGVPNFNTALEFLALLARRQGKLRKGGLPDTDKAAKSILMDWTGGRISYFTHPPETHTLPMHVSAEIVTEMGKAFDWDELEKGNQEVLADSSSSDIQMGFCIENMGMTNGNQAPAPFHQEIEGESVQEPELKNEEESMEEDQDAEFGPMTVEIKSHKLKSSLPEMNPAPKAPDLKDIVNVHPLQQGQALLAAVKKRKKQQKRADKLGTKLSDTLTSAMDLSFW
- the gnl3l gene encoding guanine nucleotide-binding protein-like 3-like protein isoform X3; its protein translation is MMKKRNLQSFQNDILQRQREFEQRETEMQSLEKHVHFESENSRKAYYREFKKVVEAADVILEVLDARDPLGCRCPQVEQAVIQSGTDKKIVLVLNKIDLVSKEIVEKWIKYLRNEFPTVAFKASTQQQSKNLKRSNVSVTQATTELLSSSACIGADCLMKLLGNYCRNLDIKTAITVGVVVAEFPPTPCRLAVPRAGVVNPGHDRSGFPNVGKSSLINSLKRARACNVGATPGVTKCLQEVHLDKHIKLLDCPGIVMATSTTDAAMILRNCVKIEQLVDPLPPVEAILRRCNKAQILQHYGVPNFNTALEFLALLARRQGKLRKGGLPDTDKAAKSILMDWTGGRISYFTHPPETHTLPMHVSAEIVTEMGKAFDWDELEKGNQEVLADSSSSDIQMGFCIENMGMTNGNQAPAPFHQEIEGESVQEPELKNEEESMEEDQDAEFGPMTVEIKSHKLKSSLPEMNPAPKAPDLKDIVNVHPLQQGQALLAAVKKRKKQQKRADKLGTKLSDTLTSAMDLSFW